A window from Malania oleifera isolate guangnan ecotype guangnan chromosome 7, ASM2987363v1, whole genome shotgun sequence encodes these proteins:
- the LOC131160876 gene encoding uncharacterized protein LOC131160876 yields the protein MDPIKYVLEKPAVTGRVARWKMLLIEYDISYVTRKAIKGSVIAEYLAERAVEDYQPMEFEFPDQDIDSLTQEEEDLEEWRMLFDGAVNVWGHGIGAVLISPDGKHYPVVAKLIFPCTNNVAEYEACILGLWTALDRGVKRLIVRGDSALVIHQLTGE from the coding sequence ATGGACCCAATCAAGTACGTGCTTGAAAAGCCCGCAGTAACTGGACGAGTAGCACGATGGAAGATGTTGTTGATAGAATATGATATTTCTTATGTCACCAGGAAAGCTATCAAAGGTAGTGTCATTGCCGAATACCTAGCTGAAAGAGCCGTAGAGGATTACCAACCTATGGAGTTCGAATTCCCAGACCAAGATATAGACTCCCtaacccaagaagaagaagacctCGAAGAATGGAGGATGTTGTTCGATGGGGCAGTCAATGTTTGGGGACATGGGATAGGTGCGGTACTCATATCTCCCGATGGGAAACATTATCCAGTGGTAGCTAAGCTCATCTTCCCTTGTACTAACAACGTAGCCGAATACGAGGCATGTATATTGGGTTTGTGGACTGCTTTAGATCGGGGTGTCAAGCGACTAATAGTAAGAGGAGACTCGGCCTTGGTCATCCACCAGCTAACCGGAGAATAG